The Amycolatopsis coloradensis sequence CGGTATGCCGCACGACGCAGCGCAGCGGCGGTTCCCAGCTGGTGATCTCCATGGTGTCGGTGAACCCGATCCCGGCCACGCCGGTGAACGCCGACAGTTTCGAGCCCACGCTACGCCCATTGCCTTCGACGACCTCGACCTCGGTGCCGATCATCCATTCGCCCTGGCGTTCCCAATCGGTCAGGGCGAGCCAAGCCGTCCCGGCCGGTACCGCGACGTCGACGGAGACGACGACATCGGTCACCTGGCGCCCTCGCGCTCTGCCTCCAGTTCGGCCACCTTGGCGCGCAGCTCCTCGATCTCGACGCCGAGCCGCCGCATCACCCAGTCCACTTCGGACATTTTGTAGCCGCGCAGCACCATCTGGAAGCGGACGGCGTGGACGTCCTCGGCGGTGATGTCCTCGGCGGGCAGCCTGGTCGGCGAACTGCCGGGCGGCAGCGGGGCCAGCTCCTCACCCCGGCCGAACACCACGGCGGCCAGCAGAAACACCACGGCGGCCACCAGCAGCATGACTACGAGATAGATCAGGGCGGTCGTCACGTCACGATCGTGGCACACGAACGCCACGATCGTCGCGCCAGCAACGCGAGTCGCACGCTGACCACCACCCAGAGCACCATGAGGATCCCGCACGGCACCGACAGGAACAGCCTCGACGCGTCGATGAACCCGGTGGCGATCACCAGCAGCGCCACCGAAAGCAGGTTCAGCCCGACGGCCTCGCCGATCAGCACGCCGGCGGTCTTGACCAGCCGGGTGCCGTCCATCCGCCGGGACAGCCAGCGCATGGAGACGAGGGCGATCACGCCCAGCACCGGCACGATGAAGACCGAACCGTGGGTGAACTG is a genomic window containing:
- a CDS encoding SRPBCC family protein → MTDVVVSVDVAVPAGTAWLALTDWERQGEWMIGTEVEVVEGNGRSVGSKLSAFTGVAGIGFTDTMEITSWEPPLRCVVRHTGKIVQGTGVFQVIEKGPHASTFVWAEHLRPPFGVVGRLGWPVAKPGFELGLRLCLRRFVKYAEGYRVG
- a CDS encoding DivIVA domain-containing protein, whose amino-acid sequence is MTTALIYLVVMLLVAAVVFLLAAVVFGRGEELAPLPPGSSPTRLPAEDITAEDVHAVRFQMVLRGYKMSEVDWVMRRLGVEIEELRAKVAELEAEREGAR